One genomic window of Polyangium aurulentum includes the following:
- a CDS encoding bifunctional serine/threonine-protein kinase/formylglycine-generating enzyme family protein, translating into MTSPPLVDPFAWVGQTLGGKYRVDAVLGEGGFGVVYRAQHLGLGEPIAIKCLKIPPGLPPEERERFHQSFLDEGRLLRKLSRATASVVQALDVGAETAPSGVWTPYLVLEWLRGETLEELMERRAREGKAGMPLAEAARIMEPAALAMATAHGMGVVHRDLKPANLFLAEVGGTRTLKVLDFGIAKVIADNASITRALESTGATPSMFTPHYGAPEQFNRRFGATGPWTDVYALALLLVELASGKQALEGDDATQLYIATTDVAVRPTPRARGVRTSDAVERVFQKALAIEPRGRFTSARGFWDALTEALAAPVENAAAELPPTIPTDAGGPRTTSPQGSSPQIATSSSAPRTRKPLLAGVAAVAVGALLAAGIVAAQRYRAPQKAPAVMRFAPELGGLEVPAAPEDMVLVPAGRFVMGHAKEGKTERPPHTVTISKPFFMDRVEVTAGDYARCVAAGKCTPTGVHGKKVDENEVAKFGAHCTGANPERARHPINCVDQGQAAAYCAFVGKRLPTEAEWEYAARGTDERLYPWGNEAPTCEMGNFARAPREGCAGRPKGTIEVGSFPGAKSASGVLDMAGNVWEWVADGWDPSAYARGDRKDPLAPQADNGVLRGGSWDFSPSVAKTTFRLAYERTSGHVSTGFRCAKTAE; encoded by the coding sequence GCCTGAAGATCCCCCCCGGGCTGCCCCCCGAGGAGCGCGAGCGCTTTCATCAGAGCTTCCTCGACGAGGGACGGCTCCTGCGCAAGCTCTCGCGCGCAACCGCCTCGGTCGTGCAAGCCCTCGACGTGGGCGCAGAGACCGCGCCTTCGGGGGTCTGGACGCCTTACCTCGTGCTCGAATGGCTGCGGGGCGAGACGCTCGAGGAGCTCATGGAGCGCCGCGCGCGCGAGGGAAAGGCCGGGATGCCGCTCGCCGAGGCGGCGCGGATCATGGAGCCGGCAGCGCTCGCGATGGCCACCGCCCACGGGATGGGCGTCGTGCATCGCGATCTGAAGCCGGCGAACCTCTTTCTCGCGGAGGTCGGGGGCACGCGCACGCTCAAGGTGCTCGATTTCGGGATTGCCAAGGTCATCGCCGATAATGCGTCGATCACGCGCGCGCTCGAGTCGACGGGGGCCACGCCCTCGATGTTCACGCCGCATTACGGCGCGCCCGAGCAGTTCAACCGGCGATTCGGGGCCACGGGGCCGTGGACCGACGTGTATGCCCTCGCGCTCCTGCTCGTCGAGCTCGCCTCGGGCAAGCAGGCGCTCGAGGGGGACGACGCGACCCAGCTCTACATCGCCACGACCGACGTCGCCGTGCGACCGACGCCGCGAGCCCGCGGGGTGCGCACGAGCGACGCCGTGGAGCGCGTGTTCCAGAAGGCGCTCGCCATCGAGCCGCGGGGCCGCTTCACGTCGGCGCGGGGCTTCTGGGACGCGCTCACCGAGGCGCTCGCCGCGCCGGTCGAAAATGCGGCGGCCGAGCTGCCTCCCACGATACCCACGGACGCCGGGGGGCCGCGCACGACGTCGCCGCAGGGCTCGTCGCCGCAAATCGCGACGAGCAGCAGCGCACCACGAACGCGAAAGCCGCTCCTGGCCGGGGTGGCGGCGGTGGCGGTGGGCGCGTTGCTCGCGGCCGGGATCGTCGCGGCGCAGCGTTATCGTGCGCCGCAGAAGGCGCCCGCGGTGATGCGATTCGCTCCCGAGCTGGGGGGCCTCGAGGTGCCGGCCGCGCCCGAGGACATGGTGCTCGTGCCCGCGGGGCGCTTCGTGATGGGGCACGCGAAGGAGGGCAAGACCGAGCGGCCCCCGCACACGGTGACGATCTCGAAGCCGTTCTTCATGGACCGCGTCGAGGTCACGGCCGGCGATTACGCGCGTTGCGTGGCGGCGGGCAAGTGCACGCCGACGGGGGTGCACGGGAAGAAGGTGGACGAGAACGAGGTCGCGAAGTTCGGCGCCCATTGCACCGGGGCGAATCCGGAGCGCGCGAGGCACCCGATCAACTGCGTGGATCAGGGCCAGGCGGCGGCCTATTGCGCGTTCGTCGGCAAGCGGCTGCCCACCGAGGCGGAGTGGGAATACGCGGCGCGGGGCACGGACGAGCGGCTCTATCCGTGGGGGAACGAGGCGCCCACGTGCGAGATGGGCAATTTCGCGCGCGCGCCCCGCGAAGGCTGCGCGGGAAGGCCCAAGGGCACGATCGAGGTGGGCTCGTTCCCCGGCGCGAAGAGCGCCTCCGGCGTGCTCGACATGGCCGGCAACGTCTGGGAATGGGTGGCCGACGGCTGGGATCCTTCGGCGTACGCGCGCGGCGACCGCAAAGACCCGCTCGCGCCGCAGGCGGATAACGGCGTCTTGCGGGGCGGCTCGTGGGATTTCTCGCCCTCGGTCGCGAAGACGACGTTCCGGCTCGCCTACGAGCGCACGAGCGGGCATGTGAGCACGGGCTTCCGCTGCGCGAAGACGGCCGAGTGA